The Peromyscus maniculatus bairdii isolate BWxNUB_F1_BW_parent chromosome 6, HU_Pman_BW_mat_3.1, whole genome shotgun sequence genome has a segment encoding these proteins:
- the Lce6a gene encoding late cornified envelope protein 6A produces MSQQKQQPQELPNAPKCSPPQCPAPCLTTCSTSCGISCSARSCSSHSQRPELQNTAGRKKIHHPQPRCLRGGTTYPCKEEEC; encoded by the coding sequence ATGTCACAGCAGAAGCAACAGCCTCAGGAGCTCCCAAATGCTCCCAAATGTTCACCTCCCCAATGCCCAGCCCCCTGTCTGACGACCTGCTCAACTTCTTGTGGGATTTCTTGTTCAGCAAGAAGCTGTTCTTCCCACTCTCAAAGGCCAGAGCTTCAGAACACTGCTGGACGCAAGAAAATCCACCACCCACAGCCCCGCTGCCTCAGAGGTGGTACCACTTATCCCTGCAAAGAGGAAGAGTGCTAA